CGATCAGGAAGCTGACAAGATCGGGATGCTCTGCCCAGGCTGCGCGTGCGTCCGCCGTTTCCTCGGCAAGCTTGCCGTCGCGCCAGATGCGGTAGAGCGGGATATCGGTGCGCAGGTCGGCACCTGGCGCCAGCAGGGTCGTGTGCGAGCCGGGATCGGAGACGTCAAGCACCGGGCAGGCCTTCGGATTGCGCTGCGCATAGAGCAGGAAATCAAAGGCCCAATCGCGCGGCAAAACGATCATGTTGGCTTGCGTAAAGCCGGGCGCGACGCCCGATGTCGGCTCGATGCTGCCAGCGCGGTAGCGCTCGCGGGCGATGCGCGCCTGTCCGGTATTCACATGGCGCAGGTGGTCTATGGCAATCATTCTATTCCTCCCAGAATGTCCGTCAGGCTGTTAGAAACGACCGGACGGAAATGCCGTCTGCCTCGAAGGCCCGGCGGATTTCCTGCGCGATGGTAACGGCGCCCGGGCTGTCGCCATGGACGCAGATCGATTGCGCTGCGATCGTGATGGTCGAGCCGTCGATTGCCTCCAGCGTGCCCTGGCGGGCAAGCTGCAGCATGCGGCGGGCGATCAGTTGCGTATCGTGTAGGACGGCGCCCTGTTCGCGGCGCGAGACCAATTGTCCGTCCGGCGTATAGGCGCGATCGGCAAAGGCCTCGGCAACGGTTTTCAGGCCGGATGCCTGGGCAAGTTTCAGGATCGGCGCATTGGCAAGGCCCATCAGCACCAGCGACGGATCGATCGCCTTGATGGCGTCGATGACCGCCTGTCCCTGTATCGGGTCATGGGCGATCCGGTTGTAAAGCGCGCCATGCGGCTTGACATAGCCGACTGCAACGCCGGCTGAAGCCGCCATGCCCTTCAGCGCGCCGATCTGGTAGATGACGTCGGCAATCAGTTCGCCGCTCGTCACATCGAGGTCGCGCCGGCCAAAGCCGACGCGATCGGGATAGGAGACATGCGCCCCGATCGAAACACCTTTGCCGGCCGCCGCCTTGACGGTCTTCCAGATGCCGGCGGGATCGCCGGCATGGAAGCCGCAGGCCACATTGGCGCTCGAGACGATGCCCAGCATCGTTTCGTCTTCGCCCATGCGCCAGGCGCCGTAGCTTTCGCCGAGATCGCTGTTCAGATCGATGGCAGTCATTGTCTATCCTCCTCAGGCGGCCGGCGTCAGCAGGGCGAAAATCGGGCCGATCGACTTGTAGCCCATGTACCAGGTGAGTGCGCAAGCCAGCACACCGAGTACCAGCAGCCAGCGCGGATAGCGGTAACCGCCCATGAGGTCGGACCGTGCCCAGGCGGCATAGATGAAGATCGACAGGCCGATCGGCAGGATCAGGCCGTTCAGGCCGCCAACGAAGATCAGCATCTGCGCCGGTGGCGTGGTGATGATCACGTAGAAGAACAGCGAGACGGCGATGAAGATCACGGTCGCGATATTGCGGGCGCGCTCGCTGATGTCCTTCTTGAAGACGGTGATGAACGATACCGACGTATAGGCGGCGCCGATCACCGAGGTGATGGCGGCAAACCACAGAACGGCACCGAAGATGCGGTAGCCGGTCTCGCCTGCCGCTGCCTGGAAGGCTTGTGCCGCAGGATTGGCACCCTTGCCCGACACGTCGATGACGACGCCGCTGGCGACCACGCCGAGAATGGCAAGGAACAGCACGTAGCGCATCAGGCCGGTGACGGCGATGCCCGTCAGTGCCGCACGGTTGACGGCGCCGAGATTCTCGATGCCGACGGTGCCCTTGTCGAGCAGGCGATGTGCGCCGGAATAGGTGATGTAGCCGCCGACCGTGCCGCCGACGATGGTGGTGATCGTGGCAAAATCGATGGTGGAGGGGAGGAAGGTCTGGAACAGCGCATCGCCGACCGGCGGGCCCGAGACGATCGCGACATAGAGCGTCAGGAGGATCATCAGGACGCCGGCGACGACGATCAGGCGGTCGATGGCAAGGCCGGCCCGTTTGGAGCTGAAAATGCCGATGGCGATCAGTGCACTGATTGCCCCGCCCCATTTTGCATCAAGGCCGATCATGGCGTTGAGGCCAAGACCGGAGCCGCCGATATTGCCGATGTTGAAGAACAGCCCGCCGACGATGACGAGGACGGCGAGCAGGTAACCGGTGCCCGGAATGGCCGCATTGGCAATGTCGGATGCGCGCATCTTCGTCAGCGTCACGATCCGCCAGATGTTCAGCTGCACGACGAAATCGATGAGGATGGAGGCAAGAATCGCAAAGGCGAAGGCAGCGCCGAGCTGACTTGTGAACGTGGCCGTCTGGGTGATGAAGCCTGGACCGATGGCCGATGTCGCCATCAGGAAGATGGCAGCGACGAGCGCGGCACGCCGCGATTTGGCGGACATGGGCGCCTTTGGCGGCGCGCCATTGGCGGGTGAAATCGGTGACTGTTCCATGAACCCTCTCTCTGATTATCCGCCTGCGCATTCCCCGGCAGGCCTCGTCAATGATCTTGACTGCCATACCGTCGCCGCATTTCACAATTCTGTCAATATTGTTCAACGATTATTATTTTATCGTTCTATCACACTGTTGAAATGTTGAGCTTTTCATATTTGCCTCAAGACCTGAAGTGCCGCCTTGATGGAGATTTCCGTGCCTTCAAAGGTTCTTGTGTCCCGGTTCAATGTCCCCCGGTACGGCCCGCCTATTGGAATAATCATTCCGGAGGCTGCTCTTCCTGCCGCAAAACATATGCCTGCCGACGTGTTCGGCCCAGACCCCATTTCCAAGCGGGGGAATCCAAGATATCCGTCACACACGGTGCTTATCGCTTCGAATGAAGGACGTGCATGACTGAGCAGGACACCATATCCGCACTTGCGCCCCGGTTGGCGGAGGCGATCCGCAACAAGTTGATCGCCGGCGAACTCAAGCCCGGTCAACGCCTGTCGGAAGTCAAATTGAGCAGCGATCTGCAGGTGTCCCGCAATTCGCTGCGCGAAGCGTTCCGGCTTTTGACCAAGGAAGGCCTGTTGCGGCATGAGCCCAATCGCGGCGTCTTCGTTGAAATCCCCAGCATGGCCTCGATCATCGATATCTACCGCGTGCGCCGCCTTATCGAGTGCCGGGCGCTGGCGCAGGCCTATCCGAAACATCCGGCGGTCGCCCGCATGCGTGCCGCCGTCGAAGAGGCGCGTGCAGCCAGCCTCCGCAGCGATTGGGGCACGGTCGGCAGCGCCAACATGGTCTTTCATGCAGCGATCGTCGATCTCGCCGACAGCGAACGGCTGAACGCTTTCTATCTGCAGATCGCGGCAGAGCTGCGTCTGAGTTTCGGGCTTCTCGACAGCCCCGAACTTCTGCACGAGCCCTATATCGAGCTCAACGCCAGCATCCTTGAAAAGCTGAATGCCGGCGCGACGCAAGACGCGGCAGCCGCGCTGGAAAGCTACCTTCTCCAGTCGGAACGCACCGTGCTTGCCGCCTTCTCGCGTATTCCTGAAAAGGGCAGAAGCTGACCCTGCTGTTCCAAATCTGGCCATAGCTGACCCAGAACGGGACCGCTTGTCTGCGTATTAACGCAGCTTGACGGTTTCATGCGCCTCATCCCGATCCATCATGGGTGGATCTGCTGGCCCGTTGTACCCTGTGTGCACTGCGGCATCGATCTCGTTTCACGATGCCCTGGCCAGCCGGACAGGAGATGATCATGCGCAAGACCGTTTTGAATGCCCTTGGGCAAACCCTCTACTATAGCGATAGTTCGACCGGGTTTTTCTCCGCAACCGGATCTGGCCCGGCGCTGAAGGGCACGGCCGGCCATGATTCGATGTGGGGCGACAGCGCCGTCAACGTCACGATGAGCGGCGGCACCGGCGACGATATCTACTACCTCTATTCGGCGATCAACCGCGCCTACGAGGCGGCGGGCCAGGGGATCGATACGATCAGCACCTGGATGAGCTATACCCTGCCGGACAATTTCGAAAACCTGACGGTCACCGGCAATCTGCGCTATGCCTTCGGAAACGCCGCCGACAATATCATCAAGGGCGGCTCGGGCCGGCAGACGCTGGACGGCGGCGGCGGCAATGATGTGCTGACCGGGGGTGCAGGCGCAGACACGTTCATTTTCGCCAAGGGGAATGGCAGCGATCTGATCACCGATTTTGAAGCCGCCGATATTGTCCGCCTGGACGGCTATTCGCTGACCTCCTTCGATCAGGTTCTCGCCCATGCAAAACAGGAAGGCGCGCATCTGAGACTCGATCTCGGTGATGGCGAAAGCCTTGTCTTTGCCGATACGACCAAGACGGACCTCAGCGCCAGCCAGTTCGAGTTGAGCCTCGACCGTTCCGCACTGACGCAGACCTTCAGCGACAATTTCAACGCGCTGCAACTGATCAACGGCACGCAGGGTGTCTGGGAGGCCAAATACTGGTGGGCGCCGGAGAAAGGCGCGACCTTGTCCGGCAATGGCGAATTGCAATGGTATGTCAATCCCCGCTACGCGCCGACATCGGCCAGCAATCCGTTTTCCGTCAGCAATGGCGTGTTGACGATAACGGCAGAGAAAACGCCTGATGCGCTCAAGGCAGAGGTCGGGGGCCATGCCTACACGTCGGGCATGCTGACCACGCATGCATCCTTTTCCCAGACCTATGGCTATTTCGAAATCCGTGCCGACATGCCGGATGAAAAGGGCGTGTGGCCGGCGTTCTGGCTGCTTCCGGAAGATGGCTCCTGGCCGCCGGAACTGGATGTCGTGGAGATGCGCGGCCAGGACCCCAATACCGTGCATGTCACGGTTCACTCCAACGAAACCGGAAAGCAGACATCCGTTGCTACTGCAGTCAGCGTCTCCGAAACGGAAGGTTTCCACACCTACGGTGTCCTGTGGCAGGAAGATGAGATCGTCTGGTATATCGATGATGTCGCGGTCGCGCGCACTGATACGCCGTCGGATATGCATAAGCCGATGTACATGATCGTCAATCTTGCCGTCGGCGGCATGGCGGGCGCGCCGTCAGACGGTCTGCCCAATGGTTCGGACATGAAGATCGACTATATCCGCGCCTACACGCTGGACGATCTCGCCTGATACCAGCCCGGCAAGCGCGTCAATGACAGAGGCTCGCCGAAATCATTCTTCGGCTTCGGCGCCCGCAGCCTTGAACCGCTCTTCGAATTCGCGTCTCAAACTGCGCCGCACCTGCGCGGCACGTTCGCGGCGCTTGGCGACGCCGGTCGTCGGGCTATAGGCGGGAACATTGGTCGGACGGCCGTCGGCGTCCACCGCCACCATCGTGAAATAACAGGAATTGGTGTGCCGCCGCTCGCCGGTGCGGATGGTTTCCGCCTCGACCCGGATGCCGACCTCCATCGATGTGCGGCCGGCATAGTTGATCGAGGCGCGAAAGGTGACGAGTTCGCCGACATGGATCGGCTGGCGGAAGACGACCTGATCGACCGACAGGGTCACGGCATATTCCTGCGAGAAGCGCGAGGCGCAGGAAAAGGCGACCCGATCAAGAAGATTGAGCAGCGCGCCGCCATGCACCTTGCCACTGAAATTGGCCATGTCGGGCGTCATCAGCACGACCATCTCGAGCCGGCTCGTGTCATGACCAGTTTCCAAAAACGTCACCCCTCTATCGCCATTCCCCAAATCGATCGTGATTATCCACAACCATCCGTGACTGTTCAAGCGCCCGTATTTTTACTCGGCCATCAAGCCGTCAAAGACCTCGAGCATCGCATCCGCAATTGCCTTGCCGAGAGCCGCGCCATGTTCCTGAAGGGCGTCCTCGTTCATGTCACGGGCAGCCAGAGCCAGAGCCGCGCCCTCAGCCATGACGATTTCCTGCGCCCGCTGGATCGCCCAGAGAGCAAAGTCGCTGCGGCCATTGATTTCCACGGTGTCCATATCGATTTCCATTGTTGCAGTCGGGTTAAATGCTGAGTGTCCCACGCAGGCGCCGCTCTCCCATAGCAGGGGATCGCTGCAATGGAAAACAGGCTTGCAATCTTTGATGCCCGCACCAGATTGATGTGACCGGCGGTGAGGGAGAGGCATGATGGATGAGGCCGAAGCGGTGCTGGTTCGCATAGCCGGACGTGTCCAGGGTGTCGGTTTCCGGTTTTGGACGCGGGGCCAGGCACAGAGGCTTGGCCTGTCGGGCTGGGTCCGAAACGAAGCGGATGGCTCGGTCGCGGCATTGATATGCGGACCTGGGTTTGCGGTCAAAGCCATGCTGGAGCGTTGCCGGATTGGACCTCCCGGTGCTTCGGTGACCGATGTGGATGTGCGATCAGCACCGCTTGAGACCATCGCTGACGGATTTCGTATTTTGAAATAACCGGACCATTTTCATGAGAAGATGGTCGCATTTTGTTGATTTTATTTGAATTCTTGGAAATTTGGCAGGTTGCGGCTGAAATCATTGATGTGCCTCATAAAGCGGGTGCAGCATTAATCGCTTGTCGATGCCGCACCGCAGCAATAAAAGGAATTCGTATTTTTGCAGTCAGGCATAAAAACGGGGAACGAAAAACGCAGACGTTCTATTCACGCACAACAGGAGACTTTCATGTCTATTGTACTCAATAATTTCGACAATCTTGGCCTTGAGGCCATTGCCGGCGGCACCGTTGGCTCTCAGGTGAAAGCCCATCGTGAATCGGCCGGTTACAGCATTGAAGATCTTGCCGTAACCTGCGGACTGGCGAATACCGAGATTGCAGCCATCGAAGATGGCAGCGATGCCGATCCGGCCAAGTTGAGAAGAATTGCCGCAGCCCTGCAGGTCTCCGTGGCCGCGCTGCTGGGCACCGAAGTCTAAGGCAATTGCCGCTACCCGCCGTTTTGACGGCGGGGCTGCGGCCAGACGCGTAACCCCGATCCGGGCGTGTTGCCCTTCCGCGACCGCCCGCGCCGATGATTTCCTGCAGAATTTGATCATTCTCCCGCCAGCCAGAGGCAAGCCGGACGTTCCAGCCAAAGCCCCTGCTCCTGGAGATCGCCGTGACCTGCAGCGGGTTGATTGTCTTTTTCATAAAACATCCGGATAAACGGGCTCCAATGCTTGAGTCGCACCTGCCCCGGCAGGATGCCATCTGCCGCATCGAGAGGAGCGGATTTTGACACCACACGCCCAGAATCGGACACTTGAACTCCACAATGTCAGCCGCAGTTTTGGCGCAACCGTCGCGCTTGATTCAGTGTCGCTGACGATCGCGTCCGGCGAGATCATCTGCCTTGTCGGCCAGTCCGGCTGCGGAAAATCGACCTTGCTGCGCATGATTGCCGGGGTGGACCGTGTCGATGGCGGCCGTATCGTGTTGAACGGCGAGGAGGTTTCAGGCCCCTCCCGCTTCGTCGAGCCGGAAGACCGCAAAATCGGTTTCGTGTTCCAGGACTATGCCCTTTTTCCGCATCTGACCGTCGAGCAGAATATCCTGTTCGGCCTGAAACGCCGTCCGAAACCGGAGGCTGCCGCCAGAACCGAAGACGTGATCGCGCATATCGGCATTGCCCATCTCAAGGGGCGCTATCCGCACATGCTGTCGGGTGGCGAGCAGCAGCGTGTGGCGCTTGCCCGCGCGCTCGCTCCCCAGCCGGACATTCTGCTGATGGACGAGCCGTTTTCCAATCTTGACCGGGGATTGCGCGAAAAGGTTCGCGATGAAACCCTGTCTCTCCTGAAAAGCCTTGGCACCACCGTGATCATGGTCACCCACGATCCGGAAGAAGCGCTTTCGGCCGGCGACCGGGTGGTGTTGATGAAGGACGGCCGGATCGTCCAGGCGGGATCCGGTTACGATCTGCACGATCGGCCTGTATCTCCCTATGCCGCCGAGTTCTTCTGCGCCTTCAACAGGATTTCCGGTGTCTATACCAACGGCCAGATCGAAACGGCGATCGGCCGCTTTGGCCAGATGCTCGATGGCCGCGATGGAATGCCAGCCACAGTGTATATCCGTCCGCAGGGCATTTCGGTCGCACCCGGTCCGGGCACGCTTTCGGGGCAGGTGGAAAGCCGCACATTCCTCGGCGAAGTCGAGCAACTCGCAAT
The sequence above is drawn from the Pararhizobium qamdonense genome and encodes:
- a CDS encoding LamB/YcsF family protein produces the protein MTAIDLNSDLGESYGAWRMGEDETMLGIVSSANVACGFHAGDPAGIWKTVKAAAGKGVSIGAHVSYPDRVGFGRRDLDVTSGELIADVIYQIGALKGMAASAGVAVGYVKPHGALYNRIAHDPIQGQAVIDAIKAIDPSLVLMGLANAPILKLAQASGLKTVAEAFADRAYTPDGQLVSRREQGAVLHDTQLIARRMLQLARQGTLEAIDGSTITIAAQSICVHGDSPGAVTIAQEIRRAFEADGISVRSFLTA
- a CDS encoding NRAMP family divalent metal transporter; translation: MSAKSRRAALVAAIFLMATSAIGPGFITQTATFTSQLGAAFAFAILASILIDFVVQLNIWRIVTLTKMRASDIANAAIPGTGYLLAVLVIVGGLFFNIGNIGGSGLGLNAMIGLDAKWGGAISALIAIGIFSSKRAGLAIDRLIVVAGVLMILLTLYVAIVSGPPVGDALFQTFLPSTIDFATITTIVGGTVGGYITYSGAHRLLDKGTVGIENLGAVNRAALTGIAVTGLMRYVLFLAILGVVASGVVIDVSGKGANPAAQAFQAAAGETGYRIFGAVLWFAAITSVIGAAYTSVSFITVFKKDISERARNIATVIFIAVSLFFYVIITTPPAQMLIFVGGLNGLILPIGLSIFIYAAWARSDLMGGYRYPRWLLVLGVLACALTWYMGYKSIGPIFALLTPAA
- a CDS encoding GntR family transcriptional regulator is translated as MTEQDTISALAPRLAEAIRNKLIAGELKPGQRLSEVKLSSDLQVSRNSLREAFRLLTKEGLLRHEPNRGVFVEIPSMASIIDIYRVRRLIECRALAQAYPKHPAVARMRAAVEEARAASLRSDWGTVGSANMVFHAAIVDLADSERLNAFYLQIAAELRLSFGLLDSPELLHEPYIELNASILEKLNAGATQDAAAALESYLLQSERTVLAAFSRIPEKGRS
- the eglC gene encoding endo-1,3-1,4-beta-glycanase EglC; its protein translation is MRKTVLNALGQTLYYSDSSTGFFSATGSGPALKGTAGHDSMWGDSAVNVTMSGGTGDDIYYLYSAINRAYEAAGQGIDTISTWMSYTLPDNFENLTVTGNLRYAFGNAADNIIKGGSGRQTLDGGGGNDVLTGGAGADTFIFAKGNGSDLITDFEAADIVRLDGYSLTSFDQVLAHAKQEGAHLRLDLGDGESLVFADTTKTDLSASQFELSLDRSALTQTFSDNFNALQLINGTQGVWEAKYWWAPEKGATLSGNGELQWYVNPRYAPTSASNPFSVSNGVLTITAEKTPDALKAEVGGHAYTSGMLTTHASFSQTYGYFEIRADMPDEKGVWPAFWLLPEDGSWPPELDVVEMRGQDPNTVHVTVHSNETGKQTSVATAVSVSETEGFHTYGVLWQEDEIVWYIDDVAVARTDTPSDMHKPMYMIVNLAVGGMAGAPSDGLPNGSDMKIDYIRAYTLDDLA
- a CDS encoding acyl-CoA thioesterase, giving the protein MVVLMTPDMANFSGKVHGGALLNLLDRVAFSCASRFSQEYAVTLSVDQVVFRQPIHVGELVTFRASINYAGRTSMEVGIRVEAETIRTGERRHTNSCYFTMVAVDADGRPTNVPAYSPTTGVAKRRERAAQVRRSLRREFEERFKAAGAEAEE
- a CDS encoding acylphosphatase, with amino-acid sequence MMDEAEAVLVRIAGRVQGVGFRFWTRGQAQRLGLSGWVRNEADGSVAALICGPGFAVKAMLERCRIGPPGASVTDVDVRSAPLETIADGFRILK
- a CDS encoding helix-turn-helix domain-containing protein, encoding MSIVLNNFDNLGLEAIAGGTVGSQVKAHRESAGYSIEDLAVTCGLANTEIAAIEDGSDADPAKLRRIAAALQVSVAALLGTEV
- a CDS encoding ABC transporter ATP-binding protein — protein: MTPHAQNRTLELHNVSRSFGATVALDSVSLTIASGEIICLVGQSGCGKSTLLRMIAGVDRVDGGRIVLNGEEVSGPSRFVEPEDRKIGFVFQDYALFPHLTVEQNILFGLKRRPKPEAAARTEDVIAHIGIAHLKGRYPHMLSGGEQQRVALARALAPQPDILLMDEPFSNLDRGLREKVRDETLSLLKSLGTTVIMVTHDPEEALSAGDRVVLMKDGRIVQAGSGYDLHDRPVSPYAAEFFCAFNRISGVYTNGQIETAIGRFGQMLDGRDGMPATVYIRPQGISVAPGPGTLSGQVESRTFLGEVEQLAIAVDGLDQVLQVRTMHRLPPKTQTVNLSVLPNSWLVFSNA